In Paenibacillus ihbetae, the following are encoded in one genomic region:
- a CDS encoding hemolysin family protein → MTEGFEVGKLILNLLLVLLLVLLNGVFVAAEFSLVKMRQSRLTQLVSEGNRLAGFALKVNQKLDAYLSATQLGITLTSLGLGWIGEPAISELLVAPIMHSMGFTDERVITTISVAVGFCIITFLHIVLGELAPKSLAIQKTEGTALILSAPLLWFYRIFLPVIWVLNASANRILKLVGIEPASEAEAAHSEEEIRILMNESAKSGVIDQNEMQLMDNLFDFADLKAREIMLPRTDMICLFTNYTLEENLRIITETKHSRYPVATDNKDRIIGFVHITDLLLAEPDKQRNLAALVRPIMDVSESMEISQVLRQMQARHEQMALVVDEYGGTAGILTAEKILEEIVGDLYDEFEDERPEVEVHDHYISVDGRMLIEDVNDLTGLSIEEQNIDSIGGWLFNALEGNPVVGRKTTFDGVVFEVEESTRLRVTRVIIHQKPEVSL, encoded by the coding sequence ATGACAGAGGGATTTGAGGTCGGGAAACTGATTTTGAATTTGCTCTTGGTATTACTGCTAGTACTGCTGAACGGCGTGTTCGTGGCTGCCGAGTTTTCATTGGTCAAAATGCGGCAGTCGCGGCTAACCCAGCTCGTAAGCGAAGGGAACAGGCTTGCCGGCTTTGCGCTGAAGGTCAATCAGAAGCTGGACGCCTATCTGTCGGCTACGCAGCTGGGGATCACGCTCACCTCGCTGGGTCTCGGATGGATCGGAGAGCCTGCGATATCGGAGCTGCTTGTCGCCCCGATCATGCACAGCATGGGGTTTACGGATGAACGAGTCATCACGACGATCTCGGTTGCGGTCGGCTTCTGCATCATCACGTTCCTGCATATTGTATTAGGGGAGCTTGCGCCGAAATCGCTGGCCATTCAGAAAACCGAAGGCACAGCGCTGATTCTGTCGGCGCCGCTGCTCTGGTTTTACCGGATCTTTTTGCCTGTGATCTGGGTGCTTAATGCATCGGCGAACCGCATTTTGAAGCTGGTCGGCATCGAGCCTGCCAGCGAGGCGGAGGCCGCGCATTCGGAAGAAGAGATCCGCATCCTGATGAACGAGAGCGCGAAGAGCGGCGTTATCGACCAGAACGAGATGCAGCTGATGGACAACCTGTTCGATTTCGCCGATCTGAAGGCCCGTGAAATCATGCTGCCAAGAACCGACATGATCTGTCTGTTCACGAACTACACGCTCGAAGAGAATCTGCGGATTATAACCGAAACGAAGCATTCCCGCTATCCGGTCGCGACCGACAACAAGGACCGTATTATCGGATTCGTTCATATTACGGATCTTCTGCTGGCCGAGCCTGACAAGCAGCGGAATCTTGCGGCGTTGGTCAGACCGATTATGGATGTTTCCGAGTCGATGGAGATCAGCCAGGTCCTGCGCCAAATGCAAGCCAGACACGAGCAGATGGCCCTTGTCGTGGATGAATACGGAGGAACCGCAGGGATTCTGACTGCCGAGAAGATTCTGGAGGAGATCGTCGGGGACTTGTATGATGAGTTTGAAGACGAGCGCCCGGAAGTGGAAGTGCATGACCATTATATCTCCGTAGATGGACGCATGCTTATTGAGGACGTGAATGATTTGACGGGGCTCTCAATTGAAGAGCAGAACATCGATTCCATCGGCGGCTGGCTGTTCAACGCGCTGGAAGGCAATCCTGTCGTGGGGAGGAAGACAACGTTTGACGGCGTTGTGTTTGAAGTCGAGGAGTCTACCCGTCTGCGTGTAACCCGAGTCATTATTCATCAGAAGCCGGAGGTTAGTCTCTGA
- a CDS encoding DUF5957 family protein: MRSFRLLVTALACGFAGGAVLKHLIAIAGRLLCEGDMPLPRGLDFLPVISSILCAVTVMVWQPRQEEMK; the protein is encoded by the coding sequence ATGAGAAGCTTTCGGCTTCTGGTTACGGCCCTGGCTTGCGGGTTTGCAGGAGGCGCTGTATTGAAGCATCTGATTGCGATTGCAGGCCGCCTGCTCTGCGAAGGCGATATGCCCCTGCCTCGAGGGCTGGACTTTCTGCCGGTGATTTCGTCGATTCTGTGCGCAGTCACCGTCATGGTCTGGCAGCCAAGGCAGGAAGAAATGAAGTAA
- the yfkAB gene encoding radical SAM/CxCxxxxC motif protein YfkAB, with protein MSNTAQPTSPALRPISPSYDPWDPITSLRQHGKHVLTSVEMTVTHLCNMRCEHCAVGDMLVMKEAPMLPLDMMLKRLDEVEHLQTISLTGGEPAFLGKTVDEVIVPLLKYARERGIRTQINSNLTLDISRYEKMLPYLDVMHISFNYLSGDDFYEVGFANSARPVSKETAYRMYDAMLLNAEKLSAAGMYISAESMINYRTHKKLGGIHKLIKEMGCKRHEVHPMYASNFASSLPVLSLADTKAAIHGLLDARDPDIWMLFGTLPFFACSSDEDDQALLRRLRTERNVTVRNDPDGRNRVNVNLFSGDVYVTDFADIPAFGNIKGQRLDDIFEAWSTGHPLNQTVNCHCDAVSCCGPNLLVADMYYRGVDFKSRKAKTN; from the coding sequence ATGAGTAATACAGCACAGCCAACATCACCGGCCCTAAGGCCGATTTCGCCGAGCTATGATCCTTGGGATCCCATCACTTCCTTGCGCCAGCATGGCAAGCATGTCCTGACCAGCGTGGAAATGACCGTAACCCATCTATGCAATATGCGCTGCGAGCACTGTGCCGTGGGGGATATGCTGGTGATGAAGGAAGCGCCGATGCTGCCGCTCGATATGATGTTAAAGCGGCTGGATGAGGTGGAGCATCTGCAGACGATCAGCCTGACTGGCGGCGAACCAGCTTTTCTTGGCAAAACGGTGGACGAAGTGATCGTGCCGCTGCTTAAATATGCCAGGGAACGGGGGATCCGGACGCAGATCAACTCCAATTTGACGCTGGATATCAGCAGATACGAGAAAATGCTGCCCTATTTGGACGTCATGCATATTTCCTTTAACTACTTAAGCGGAGACGATTTCTACGAGGTCGGTTTTGCGAACAGCGCTCGGCCGGTCTCCAAAGAAACGGCGTATCGGATGTACGATGCGATGCTGCTGAATGCGGAGAAGCTGAGTGCAGCGGGCATGTACATTTCCGCGGAATCGATGATTAACTATCGAACCCACAAGAAGCTGGGCGGAATTCATAAGCTGATCAAGGAGATGGGCTGCAAGCGGCATGAGGTGCATCCGATGTATGCTTCGAATTTTGCTTCCTCGCTGCCGGTCTTGTCGCTGGCCGATACGAAGGCAGCGATTCACGGCTTGCTGGACGCGCGTGATCCCGACATTTGGATGCTGTTCGGAACGCTGCCGTTCTTTGCCTGCAGCTCGGATGAGGATGACCAGGCACTGCTGCGCCGTCTCCGCACGGAGCGCAATGTTACGGTTCGGAACGATCCGGACGGACGTAACCGGGTAAACGTGAATTTATTCTCAGGTGACGTATACGTGACCGATTTTGCTGATATTCCGGCTTTTGGTAATATTAAAGGACAGAGGCTTGATGACATCTTTGAAGCATGGTCGACGGGACACCCGCTCAATCAGACCGTTAACTGCCATTGCGACGCGGTAAGCTGCTGCGGGCCGAACCTGCTGGTGGCGGATATGTATTACCGGGGTGTCGACTTCAAGTCCAGAAAAGCAAAGACTAACTAG
- the ytvI gene encoding sporulation integral membrane protein YtvI yields MSIKQLIFIALGLLLLYGMFTVGAPFLLAIVIAISLEPLNRLLIKRLRFKRLAAVTVTSTLFLLLLLALAYLIGVQVFSQLVEYWSRAPQYFESANEFLQHTIIQAQDALNGISPGLADSLTQFMSNISSYVQSLVNSVSSAFLSFAKSLPNLFVTSIVFFVAVYMFAYSLDTMREKVLSLFDESSQSQVNEVLLSLKKSIFGFLRAQLILSLFTYVITLLGLLVLGINYPLAIALLVTIVDILPILGVGSVLVPWSIYQLVVGDIFTGVGLILLFILITVIRRVLEPKVIGDAVGIGALPALISMYVGFKLVGVIGFFIGPLVIIIYAAMRKAGLFQIKIKF; encoded by the coding sequence ATGTCGATTAAGCAGCTGATATTTATCGCGCTGGGGCTCTTGTTGTTGTACGGTATGTTTACGGTAGGAGCGCCGTTTTTGCTGGCGATCGTCATTGCGATCTCCCTGGAGCCGCTCAACCGGCTTCTGATCAAGCGGCTTCGCTTCAAGCGCCTGGCTGCGGTGACAGTGACGAGCACGCTGTTTCTGCTGCTCCTGCTTGCGCTCGCCTATTTGATCGGGGTGCAGGTGTTCAGCCAGCTCGTTGAATATTGGAGCCGGGCACCGCAATATTTTGAAAGTGCGAACGAGTTTTTGCAGCATACGATTATACAAGCACAGGACGCGTTAAACGGCATTTCGCCAGGGCTTGCGGACAGCCTGACACAGTTTATGTCGAATATTTCATCTTATGTTCAGTCACTGGTCAACTCGGTATCTTCGGCCTTTTTGTCCTTCGCCAAATCTTTGCCGAACCTGTTTGTCACGTCTATCGTGTTCTTTGTCGCCGTGTATATGTTCGCCTACAGCCTGGACACGATGCGGGAAAAAGTACTGTCCCTGTTTGACGAGTCGTCCCAGTCCCAAGTGAATGAAGTGCTGCTCAGCTTGAAAAAATCCATTTTCGGATTTTTAAGGGCACAGCTTATCCTCAGCCTGTTCACCTATGTCATTACATTGCTCGGACTATTGGTGCTGGGGATCAATTACCCGCTCGCCATTGCGCTCCTGGTTACGATTGTCGATATCCTGCCGATTTTGGGCGTCGGCTCCGTCCTGGTGCCGTGGTCGATTTACCAGCTTGTCGTGGGGGATATCTTCACGGGAGTCGGCCTCATCCTTCTGTTCATTCTGATTACGGTCATTCGCCGGGTACTGGAGCCGAAGGTGATCGGGGATGCGGTGGGCATCGGCGCACTGCCTGCGCTGATCAGCATGTATGTCGGCTTTAAGCTGGTCGGCGTGATCGGGTTCTTTATCGGCCCGCTTGTTATTATCATCTACGCCGCTATGCGCAAGGCCGGCTTGTTCCAAATTAAAATCAAGTTTTGA
- a CDS encoding spore coat associated protein CotJA, with protein sequence MKANPEERVYSVFHSPFDPCPPKLYRTYVVPVNQFIVFQPPGLPQFSPAEALRHGTLWPALYSPYTSRKFKGE encoded by the coding sequence TTGAAGGCAAATCCAGAGGAGCGTGTATATTCCGTATTCCATTCCCCGTTTGATCCCTGCCCCCCGAAACTGTACAGAACGTATGTCGTGCCGGTCAATCAATTTATTGTCTTTCAACCGCCGGGCCTGCCGCAGTTCAGTCCTGCCGAGGCGTTAAGGCATGGAACGCTGTGGCCCGCACTGTACAGTCCGTACACATCACGTAAATTTAAAGGAGAGTGA
- a CDS encoding manganese catalase family protein yields MWVYEKKLQYPVRVSKCDPRMAKFLIEQYGGADGELAAALRYLNQRYTIPDKVIGVLNDIGTEEFAHLEMIATMVFKLTKDATVQELEAAGLGAHYANHDNALFYENAAGVPWTASYIQAKGDPIADLYEDIAAEEKARATYQWLIDMTDDVDLQDSLKFLREREIIHSIRFREAVEIIKEDRATKKIF; encoded by the coding sequence ATGTGGGTATATGAGAAGAAGCTTCAATATCCAGTGCGGGTAAGTAAATGCGATCCAAGAATGGCGAAATTTCTGATCGAGCAGTACGGGGGAGCAGACGGGGAGCTGGCCGCGGCGCTCCGTTATCTCAATCAGCGTTACACGATTCCGGATAAGGTAATCGGTGTGCTCAATGATATCGGGACGGAGGAATTTGCCCATCTGGAGATGATTGCCACGATGGTGTTCAAGCTGACGAAGGACGCAACCGTGCAGGAGCTTGAGGCGGCGGGACTCGGCGCACACTATGCGAATCATGATAATGCGCTCTTCTATGAGAATGCGGCCGGGGTTCCCTGGACCGCGAGCTATATTCAGGCCAAGGGGGATCCGATCGCCGATTTATATGAGGATATTGCGGCAGAAGAGAAAGCACGCGCTACATATCAGTGGCTGATCGATATGACAGACGATGTGGATTTGCAGGACAGTCTCAAGTTTTTGCGTGAACGCGAAATTATCCATTCGATCCGTTTCCGGGAAGCGGTGGAGATCATCAAAGAGGACCGGGCGACGAAGAAAATCTTCTAA
- a CDS encoding spore coat protein CotJB gives MTDGRPQAGDPKYYELLEQLQALDFVLVELNLFLDTHPDDLKSIEQFNKLTQERTVLAKHFQELYGPLQNFGRAYSRYPFEWAQGPWPWQV, from the coding sequence GTGACTGATGGAAGACCTCAGGCCGGAGATCCGAAGTACTACGAATTGCTGGAACAGCTGCAGGCATTGGACTTTGTCCTTGTCGAGCTGAACTTGTTCCTAGACACCCATCCTGATGATCTTAAGAGCATTGAGCAGTTCAATAAGCTGACACAGGAGCGCACCGTTCTCGCGAAGCATTTCCAGGAGCTGTACGGACCGCTTCAGAATTTTGGCCGTGCTTACTCCAGATATCCGTTCGAATGGGCTCAGGGGCCATGGCCTTGGCAGGTGTAG
- a CDS encoding HD-GYP domain-containing protein — protein sequence MRLIPIDALKPGMVIGKKIYNSDGLVLLSEGVELTDRLIRRLGGLEISYVYIQDALTEDIVVQELLSEETRLKAIQSIRSNFKKLESRPDLGGSFLHLGKSFSGVMEAIMDELSEHEECMVLLTDMNTNDYNLYRHSLNVCLYTTVLGLSFGYSREELRVLSLGALLHDIGKTRISQSLLQRPGRLSLEEFREVQRHTELGYQILKNEPNIPLMAAHCALSHHERLDGSGYPRGLKGPEIHDFAKWVAIADSYDAMTTQRVYKPALLPHHAVEVMYTGSGTLYEQRFLEVFRDRVAIYPPGITVKLHTGESGVVSKVHPHVPHRPVVRVLTDAEGVPLTAPYELDLSKTLAVMIAGIGQANVD from the coding sequence TTGCGTCTAATACCTATTGATGCGTTGAAGCCGGGAATGGTAATCGGTAAAAAAATATATAACAGTGACGGTCTGGTGCTGCTGTCCGAAGGCGTGGAGTTGACCGATCGCCTCATCCGCCGTCTTGGCGGGCTGGAGATCAGTTATGTATATATCCAGGATGCATTGACGGAGGATATCGTTGTACAGGAGCTGCTGTCGGAAGAAACACGGCTGAAGGCCATTCAGTCGATCCGGAGCAATTTTAAGAAATTGGAGAGTCGTCCGGATCTGGGAGGAAGCTTTCTCCATCTGGGAAAGTCCTTTTCCGGCGTCATGGAAGCGATCATGGATGAACTGTCGGAGCACGAGGAATGCATGGTGCTGCTGACCGATATGAACACCAATGATTACAATCTGTATCGCCATTCATTAAACGTATGCTTGTATACAACGGTGCTGGGCTTATCCTTCGGTTACAGCCGTGAGGAGCTGCGGGTGCTTAGTCTCGGCGCGCTCCTCCATGATATAGGGAAGACCAGAATATCCCAGTCGCTGCTGCAGCGGCCGGGACGTCTGAGTTTGGAGGAGTTTCGCGAAGTGCAGAGGCACACTGAACTGGGCTATCAGATTCTAAAGAACGAGCCCAACATTCCGCTTATGGCGGCGCACTGCGCGCTCTCCCACCATGAACGCCTGGACGGCAGCGGTTATCCCCGCGGGTTGAAGGGACCGGAAATTCACGATTTTGCCAAGTGGGTTGCGATCGCCGATTCCTATGATGCCATGACGACGCAGCGGGTTTACAAGCCCGCGCTGCTGCCGCATCATGCGGTGGAAGTGATGTACACCGGGTCAGGGACGCTGTATGAGCAGAGATTTCTCGAAGTGTTCCGGGATCGGGTTGCGATATACCCTCCGGGGATCACCGTGAAGCTCCATACAGGGGAGAGCGGGGTTGTCTCCAAGGTCCATCCCCATGTACCGCATCGTCCGGTCGTTCGGGTGCTGACGGATGCGGAAGGGGTGCCGCTTACGGCGCCTTATGAACTGGATTTGTCCAAAACGCTGGCCGTCATGATTGCCGGTATCGGACAAGCTAACGTGGACTGA
- a CDS encoding sensor histidine kinase translates to MSAGRKIFLVIASFIVGMSAVFVLLTYIVIRDSMDVMLHTSRKEELSEISESLTRYYTENGRSFEGAEAEVSLQEPGRNTDHEESILLVSPDQALLLHQGTAPPKLIRNLGVMRELTADGKLIGQLYYYDTDIANLTKLRIGTPTSIAILLGGGALLFVLLSLGAAYWISGRLTAPLRALIPFIDRLGKGEYGIQAPVVSKDEYGKVVLAFNGMSAKLKQAEIVRRNLAADVAHELRTPLTIVRGKLDLLQQSGQPIEPTDLLPVQDELIRLTRLVGDLHQLSLAEAGKLQLDVKSCDMTKLLQRLIDRISPETEDKALIVRFTSTTAHTTVPVDPNRITQVFLNLLINAVRYTPEGGDISVSLHEDADSKRLRIDIRDSGPGIDEQHLPHLFNRFYRTDQARARHQGGMGLGLAIAKELVVSHGGAIEVESRIGHGTTFKVSLPYLHPVRRPD, encoded by the coding sequence ATGAGTGCGGGACGTAAAATTTTCCTCGTGATCGCATCGTTCATCGTAGGGATGAGTGCGGTTTTCGTTCTGCTGACCTACATCGTGATCCGCGACTCTATGGACGTGATGCTGCATACTTCCCGCAAGGAGGAGCTCTCGGAAATATCGGAGAGTCTGACACGCTACTATACAGAGAACGGGAGGAGCTTCGAAGGCGCAGAGGCCGAGGTAAGCTTGCAGGAGCCCGGGCGGAACACCGATCACGAGGAAAGCATTCTGCTCGTATCCCCGGACCAAGCCTTATTGCTGCACCAAGGGACAGCTCCGCCCAAACTGATCCGGAACCTGGGCGTAATGCGGGAGCTTACGGCCGACGGGAAGCTCATCGGGCAGCTCTATTACTATGATACGGATATAGCCAATCTGACCAAGCTGCGGATTGGAACGCCGACCTCCATCGCGATTTTGCTGGGGGGCGGCGCGCTCTTGTTCGTGCTGCTGTCGCTCGGGGCGGCCTATTGGATATCCGGAAGGCTGACGGCGCCGCTTCGAGCGCTGATCCCGTTCATTGACCGCCTGGGGAAGGGCGAATACGGCATCCAGGCTCCGGTCGTCTCGAAGGATGAATACGGAAAGGTGGTGCTGGCCTTTAACGGCATGTCTGCCAAGCTGAAGCAAGCCGAAATTGTCCGCCGCAATCTGGCTGCGGATGTCGCCCACGAGCTTCGCACCCCGCTGACCATCGTCCGCGGCAAGCTTGATCTTCTGCAGCAATCCGGACAACCGATCGAGCCTACGGACCTGCTTCCGGTTCAGGACGAGCTGATTCGCCTGACCCGGCTGGTAGGTGATCTGCATCAGCTGTCCCTTGCAGAGGCAGGCAAGCTCCAGTTGGACGTGAAGTCTTGCGATATGACCAAGCTGCTGCAGCGGCTTATCGATCGGATCTCGCCCGAAACCGAGGACAAAGCTTTGATCGTACGGTTCACGAGCACAACGGCCCATACGACGGTTCCGGTCGATCCAAACCGGATCACGCAAGTATTTCTGAATCTTCTGATCAACGCGGTCCGGTACACGCCGGAAGGCGGGGACATCTCCGTTTCGCTTCATGAAGATGCCGACTCGAAGCGGCTTCGTATCGATATCCGGGATTCGGGCCCGGGGATCGACGAGCAGCATCTTCCCCATCTCTTTAACCGCTTTTACCGTACCGACCAAGCGCGTGCCCGTCATCAAGGCGGCATGGGGCTGGGGCTAGCCATCGCCAAGGAGCTGGTTGTTTCCCATGGAGGGGCGATCGAGGTGGAGAGCCGGATCGGACACGGGACGACATTCAAAGTCAGCTTGCCCTACCTCCACCCGGTCCGCCGGCCGGATTGA
- a CDS encoding MMPL family transporter gives MRQDSRPTPLYRWGQQIYRCRKAIVLAWLALFCVLLPFALKLPSILEHNGFTPKDSPSQVGLEKLEEGLGLSAASLDIVVVSRTNENLTAGTAQKRILEELAPLRSLPYVRDIYMNTSSRQTGEDHIVAVKVLLNLDSSEALRRFEEIRGNVPGIAGADTYITGNTAVFADMNEAVKSDIIRAEIIGIPAALLILLAVFGTWTAAVLPLIAGLVSVATTMGALYFLALADGSISNFLPNAVTMLGLAVGIDYALLIVSRFKEELRCRDAENALAITCATAGKAVMFSGGAVLIGFAAMSFIDLPIFRSFSIGGITVVVVSVLAGNTLLPALLGMLGDRIHALPLLPKRYRLHREDVRRSGFWRNISRFVMAHPVIISIAVIALLLAAIYPVRHMHIAIPAAEVLPPKYESRYGNDLMTRAYDVRELNSIVVAAELPAAYDDPRSIRALKAYTDEVRMMPGVKQVDSYLSIGRGSEEEVMKYLSRADIREQLEQYRLVRDKMAVVAVVPEYGETHALTAQLVRDLRTMDTPGLVTYVTGSPAYKLDIMDKMQEHIVLVLGFVFAVTYVILLIAFRSVLLPLKASLMNMLSLGAGLGVVVWVFQEGIGADWLGVSYTGTIFALLPILIFCVVFGISMDYEVMMISRIMENYERTGDNEYATAEGLESTGGLITSAALILAVVVGAFIFTDNEVMKAIGLGLTVAVLLDATIIRVLLVPAFMKLLGKANWWSPRWLLPRRMAATTAAVTTDAVTTGENQPEHAQKQKPAP, from the coding sequence GTGAGACAGGATAGCCGCCCGACACCGCTGTATAGATGGGGGCAGCAGATATACCGCTGCCGTAAAGCCATTGTTCTTGCCTGGTTGGCTTTGTTTTGCGTGCTGCTTCCGTTTGCGCTCAAGCTCCCGTCCATCTTGGAGCATAACGGTTTTACGCCGAAGGACAGCCCCTCTCAGGTCGGCCTCGAGAAGCTTGAAGAGGGGCTTGGCCTGTCTGCGGCCTCCCTCGATATTGTCGTCGTCAGCAGGACGAATGAGAATTTGACGGCCGGGACGGCGCAGAAGCGAATTTTGGAGGAGCTGGCACCGCTGCGGTCTCTTCCGTATGTCAGGGATATCTATATGAATACGTCCTCACGCCAGACCGGCGAGGACCATATCGTTGCGGTGAAGGTGCTTCTGAATCTGGATTCGTCGGAAGCGCTGCGGCGATTTGAGGAGATCCGCGGAAACGTGCCCGGCATTGCCGGCGCAGATACGTATATTACGGGGAATACCGCCGTATTCGCCGATATGAACGAGGCCGTGAAGAGCGACATTATCCGGGCGGAAATCATCGGCATTCCTGCTGCGCTGTTAATCCTTTTAGCGGTTTTTGGCACATGGACGGCCGCAGTCCTCCCGCTGATCGCCGGGCTTGTGAGCGTTGCAACCACGATGGGGGCTTTGTATTTCCTGGCGCTGGCGGACGGATCGATCAGCAATTTTCTGCCGAATGCCGTTACCATGCTGGGCCTGGCCGTCGGCATTGACTATGCTTTGCTGATCGTAAGCCGCTTCAAGGAAGAGCTCAGGTGCCGGGATGCGGAGAACGCCCTGGCGATTACTTGCGCCACAGCCGGAAAAGCGGTGATGTTCTCCGGGGGAGCCGTATTGATCGGATTTGCGGCGATGAGCTTTATTGATCTGCCGATTTTCCGCTCCTTCAGCATCGGAGGCATTACGGTCGTGGTCGTATCGGTGCTTGCCGGCAATACGCTGCTGCCGGCGCTGCTCGGTATGCTGGGTGACCGTATCCACGCCCTGCCCCTTCTCCCGAAGAGATATAGACTGCACCGCGAGGATGTCCGCCGATCCGGGTTCTGGCGTAACATCTCCCGATTCGTGATGGCACATCCCGTCATCATCTCCATAGCCGTTATCGCGCTGCTGTTGGCGGCCATTTATCCGGTAAGACACATGCATATTGCCATTCCGGCAGCCGAGGTGCTGCCGCCGAAATATGAATCGCGATACGGCAACGATTTAATGACGCGTGCATACGACGTGCGCGAGCTGAACTCGATTGTGGTTGCAGCGGAGCTTCCGGCCGCCTATGACGATCCCCGCAGCATCCGCGCACTAAAGGCTTATACGGACGAAGTTCGGATGATGCCCGGTGTGAAGCAGGTTGACAGTTATCTGAGCATCGGCCGGGGATCGGAAGAGGAAGTGATGAAATATTTGTCCCGGGCGGATATCCGGGAGCAGCTGGAGCAGTATCGTCTGGTTCGTGATAAAATGGCGGTTGTAGCGGTAGTCCCGGAGTACGGGGAGACGCATGCATTGACGGCTCAGCTCGTCCGGGATCTGAGAACGATGGATACGCCGGGCCTGGTGACATATGTTACCGGCAGCCCGGCTTACAAGCTCGATATTATGGACAAGATGCAGGAGCACATCGTGCTTGTGCTGGGCTTTGTATTTGCCGTGACGTATGTCATTCTGCTGATCGCATTTCGCTCCGTTCTGCTCCCTCTTAAGGCAAGCCTGATGAATATGCTCAGCCTTGGGGCAGGGCTTGGGGTCGTTGTGTGGGTGTTCCAGGAGGGAATCGGCGCGGATTGGCTCGGGGTATCTTACACGGGAACGATTTTCGCGCTGCTGCCGATTCTGATCTTTTGCGTGGTCTTCGGCATCTCCATGGATTACGAGGTCATGATGATCTCCCGGATCATGGAGAACTATGAGCGCACGGGCGATAACGAGTACGCCACAGCCGAAGGCCTTGAGAGCACGGGGGGGTTGATTACGAGCGCAGCCCTGATTCTCGCAGTGGTCGTGGGCGCATTTATTTTTACGGACAATGAAGTGATGAAGGCGATCGGGCTGGGGCTGACGGTAGCGGTGCTCCTGGACGCGACCATCATTCGGGTGCTGCTCGTACCGGCGTTTATGAAGCTGCTCGGAAAGGCCAACTGGTGGAGTCCGCGATGGCTGCTGCCGAGGAGGATGGCAGCGACGACTGCAGCAGTGACGACTGACGCGGTGACGACTGGGGAGAACCAGCCGGAGCATGCACAGAAACAGAAACCAGCTCCATAA
- a CDS encoding response regulator yields MAHTLLLVDDERKVIEFMEPFLRQEGFRIITAASGKEGLDKAKQFKPSLVILDWMLPEMSGIEVCRELRKTSRVGIIMVTARIEETDKLIGLEVGADDYVTKPFSLRELAARIRSVLRRMDQQDMVHEDKMIRGELTISESSCRVWKGGRELQLTPTEFKILLTLAARPEVVYSRLQLLQAAGEDDIYNDERTADAHISRIRKKIEDDPAAPVYIKTVYGFGYRFEQP; encoded by the coding sequence ATGGCGCATACGCTGCTGCTCGTGGATGACGAACGTAAGGTTATCGAGTTTATGGAGCCCTTCCTCCGTCAGGAGGGATTTCGGATTATAACGGCGGCCTCGGGGAAAGAAGGGCTGGACAAAGCCAAGCAGTTTAAGCCGTCCCTGGTCATTCTGGACTGGATGCTGCCGGAAATGAGCGGAATCGAGGTATGCCGGGAGCTGCGAAAAACGAGCCGGGTCGGCATCATTATGGTGACCGCCCGGATCGAGGAAACGGATAAATTGATCGGGCTGGAGGTCGGCGCCGACGATTATGTGACAAAGCCGTTTTCTTTGCGGGAGCTTGCAGCCAGAATCCGATCGGTGCTGCGACGGATGGATCAGCAGGACATGGTGCATGAAGACAAGATGATACGGGGAGAGCTCACGATCTCGGAATCCTCATGCCGCGTGTGGAAGGGCGGCCGGGAGCTGCAATTGACGCCGACCGAGTTCAAAATATTGCTCACGCTCGCTGCAAGGCCGGAGGTCGTATACAGCAGGCTGCAGCTGCTGCAAGCGGCAGGCGAGGATGACATCTACAATGACGAGCGAACCGCGGATGCCCACATCAGCCGGATTCGTAAAAAAATCGAGGATGACCCGGCCGCCCCCGTCTATATCAAAACCGTATACGGATTCGGTTATCGGTTTGAGCAGCCATGA
- a CDS encoding DUF6220 domain-containing protein, translating to MMKEKGISKGRVSFFRGAFLGLAWVLAACIVVQTLIAGMALFRDGSMWRSHVMFVHIFEIVPLLMLVAAFAGSMAARYKWSSLALLLLVFAQYVTANVPTAGALHPVLAISMFWLAVETARAAGRGLRRGKETGA from the coding sequence ATGATGAAGGAAAAAGGGATTTCAAAAGGAAGGGTGTCCTTCTTTAGAGGGGCGTTCCTCGGATTGGCCTGGGTGCTTGCGGCCTGTATCGTGGTTCAAACCCTGATTGCGGGGATGGCGCTGTTTCGCGACGGATCGATGTGGAGAAGCCATGTCATGTTTGTTCATATCTTTGAGATCGTACCGCTGCTGATGCTGGTTGCCGCATTCGCGGGGAGCATGGCGGCCCGTTACAAATGGAGCTCGCTGGCGCTGCTATTGCTCGTTTTCGCACAGTATGTCACGGCCAATGTTCCGACAGCAGGCGCATTGCACCCTGTCTTGGCGATCTCCATGTTCTGGCTGGCGGTGGAGACAGCTCGCGCAGCCGGTCGAGGCCTCCGGAGGGGGAAGGAGACCGGGGCATGA